The following coding sequences lie in one Flagellimonas eckloniae genomic window:
- a CDS encoding SDR family oxidoreductase, translated as MDKKVVLITGGSSGLGKAIGTYLTSKNFKVYGTARNPKNYQGFDAFELLPLDVKIPETITKAVAEVISKEGRLDILINNAGVGITGPIEETPHEEILNVFDINFHGPIHVIKAVLPQMREQGEGKVINITSIAGYMGLPFRGYYSASKGALGVITEALRMEVKDFGISITNLAPGDFATNIAAGRYHAPVMDGSPYEAVYQKSLDLMNEHVDAGGDPIQVAEKVYAIIQKQNPKIHNPVGEFMQKFSLFLKKVLPDKIYERLLLNHYKL; from the coding sequence ATGGATAAAAAAGTTGTTTTGATAACAGGTGGTTCCTCAGGCTTGGGAAAGGCCATCGGAACTTATTTGACCTCCAAGAACTTTAAGGTTTATGGCACTGCCAGAAATCCCAAAAACTATCAAGGCTTTGATGCTTTTGAGTTATTACCACTTGATGTAAAGATTCCAGAGACTATTACCAAAGCGGTTGCCGAGGTCATTTCAAAAGAAGGAAGATTGGATATCTTGATTAATAATGCGGGGGTTGGAATTACAGGTCCAATTGAAGAAACACCCCATGAAGAAATCTTAAACGTTTTTGATATCAATTTTCATGGCCCCATTCATGTAATAAAGGCTGTCTTGCCTCAAATGAGAGAACAGGGTGAGGGAAAGGTCATCAATATAACATCCATTGCAGGCTATATGGGTTTACCATTTAGAGGGTATTATTCGGCCTCGAAGGGAGCGTTAGGAGTAATTACTGAAGCATTACGGATGGAGGTAAAAGATTTTGGGATTTCCATTACCAATCTTGCACCGGGAGATTTTGCCACTAACATAGCGGCGGGTAGATATCACGCTCCGGTTATGGATGGTTCACCATACGAAGCGGTATATCAAAAATCCTTGGATTTAATGAACGAGCACGTGGATGCTGGTGGTGATCCCATTCAAGTGGCTGAGAAAGTGTATGCCATTATTCAAAAACAAAACCCGAAGATTCACAACCCTGTAGGAGAGTTTATGCAAAAGTTTTCGCTGTTTTTAAAGAAGGTCTTGCCAGACAAAATCTATGAGCGACTTTTGCTCAATCATTATAAGCTGTAA
- a CDS encoding acyl-CoA thioesterase: MNSYKEVFEVVQSDLDDLDHVNNIRYIEWIQQVSKNHWFKATDINIRNNCIWVVRNHNITYKKAAKLNDQIEVSTYIKNTKGALSTRVVEVKNNKTGKLLVKASTEWCLLDAKTLRPKRVPDSIQNLFSRT; encoded by the coding sequence ATGAATTCATATAAAGAGGTATTTGAAGTGGTTCAAAGTGATTTGGACGACTTAGATCATGTGAACAACATAAGATATATAGAATGGATTCAGCAGGTTTCTAAAAATCATTGGTTTAAGGCAACGGACATTAACATTAGAAACAATTGCATTTGGGTAGTTAGAAACCATAATATTACATACAAAAAGGCCGCAAAACTGAACGATCAAATTGAAGTCAGCACCTATATCAAGAATACGAAAGGCGCTCTTTCCACTCGAGTTGTGGAAGTTAAAAACAATAAAACAGGTAAGCTTTTAGTTAAAGCCTCTACAGAATGGTGCCTTTTGGACGCAAAGACACTTAGACCGAAACGTGTTCCTGATTCCATTCAAAACCTATTTAGCAGAACGTGA
- a CDS encoding LytR/AlgR family response regulator transcription factor, translating to MDYTYLIIDPNAESKLQLQLYLQDYDDFTCVDIVRNHRDGLNSILKYTPDIILINLNEDGISYFQMVTELNQFMESLPILIGFSTSKKYAYNAIKSGFFDYWILPHNEFDIRKTILRLRKLYPKQNVPSTICLKSYNDYRYLDTNDILYLKSDNNATDFFMLDGNVVSAFKTLKSFEERLPQSFIRIHQSYILNSRYVSRINYGKSVCTLRSDREDELPFSKTYKNKIDALKEMLSKTAIKTLN from the coding sequence ATGGATTATACTTATCTTATAATAGACCCTAATGCAGAATCTAAATTGCAGCTACAGTTGTATTTGCAAGACTATGATGATTTCACCTGTGTAGATATTGTTAGAAATCATCGTGATGGACTGAATTCCATTTTAAAATATACTCCGGATATCATTCTTATTAATCTTAATGAAGATGGAATAAGTTATTTTCAGATGGTCACGGAACTTAATCAATTTATGGAATCACTTCCAATCCTCATTGGATTTTCCACTTCTAAAAAATATGCATACAATGCCATAAAAAGTGGTTTTTTTGATTATTGGATTCTTCCACACAATGAGTTTGACATTAGGAAAACCATATTGCGACTACGGAAACTATATCCCAAACAAAACGTTCCATCTACCATTTGTTTAAAATCCTACAATGATTATCGTTATTTGGATACCAATGACATTCTATATTTAAAATCGGACAACAATGCCACTGATTTTTTTATGTTGGATGGTAATGTTGTAAGCGCATTTAAAACATTAAAGTCTTTTGAGGAAAGACTTCCCCAAAGCTTTATCCGCATTCATCAAAGCTATATACTAAATAGCAGGTATGTATCCCGAATCAATTACGGTAAATCCGTTTGTACCCTGCGTAGTGATCGTGAGGACGAATTACCCTTTTCCAAGACGTATAAGAATAAAATTGACGCGTTAAAAGAAATGCTCTCCAAAACAGCCATTAAGACACTCAATTAG
- the clpB gene encoding ATP-dependent chaperone ClpB produces the protein MNFNNYTIKSQEAIQQAQQLAQGHGHQQIENEHLFKGITEVDENVLPFILKKLNVNTTLLNQILEKELENFSKVSGAEIMLSREAGKSLNEASIIAKKQGDEFVSIEHLLLAIFKSKSKIAQILKDQGVTEKDLNAAIQELRKGGKVTSQSVEDTYNSLDKYAKNLNELADCGKLDPVIGRDEEIRRVLQILSRRTKNNPMLVGEPGVGKTAIAEGLAHRIVQGDIPENLKEKIIYSLDMGALIAGAKYKGEFEERLKSVIKEVTSSDGDIVLFIDEIHTLVGAGGGQGAMDAANILKPALARGELRAIGATTLDEYQKYFEKDKALERRFQKVIIDEPDTESAISILRGIKEKYEAHHKVRIKDEAVISAVELSQRYITNRFLPDKAIDLMDEAASKLRMEINSKPEELDVLDRRIMQLEIEIEAIKRENDKVKLQSLNLELANIKEERNEIFAKWESEKTVVDNIQKTKQDIENFKLEAERAERNGDYGKVAELRYGKIKESHEKLEQLQEELANQQSAGTLIKEEVTNEDIAEVVAKWTGIPVTKMMQSEREKLLQLEDVLHKRVVGQEEAIVAVSDAIRRSRAGLQDAKKPIGSFLFLGNTGVGKTELAKTLAAYLFDDENAITRIDMSEYQERHSISRLVGAPPGYVGYDEGGQLTEAVRRKPYSVVLLDEIEKAHPDTFNILLQVLDEGRLTDNKGRVADFKNSIIIMTSNMGSQIIQEKFTDATDIESATNAARFGVMELLRKTIRPEFLNRIDDIIMFTPLDRSNIRDIVKLQLEQLKKMVSKQHITLDATDEAIDYLAEKGFDPQFGARPVKRLIQKEVLNNLSKELLAGKIKAESIILLDSFDNELVFRNQNELVK, from the coding sequence ATGAATTTTAACAATTATACCATAAAATCACAAGAAGCCATACAGCAAGCACAACAGCTTGCCCAGGGGCATGGACATCAACAAATAGAAAATGAACATCTATTTAAGGGCATAACAGAAGTGGACGAGAATGTATTGCCATTCATTCTAAAAAAGTTAAATGTCAATACAACACTTCTCAATCAAATCCTAGAAAAGGAATTGGAGAATTTTTCCAAAGTATCCGGGGCAGAGATAATGCTTTCAAGAGAAGCTGGAAAATCTTTGAATGAAGCAAGTATCATAGCAAAAAAGCAAGGTGATGAATTTGTATCTATTGAACATTTGTTGCTTGCAATTTTTAAATCAAAAAGTAAAATAGCCCAGATTCTAAAAGATCAGGGAGTTACTGAAAAAGACCTGAATGCTGCAATTCAAGAATTACGGAAAGGCGGGAAAGTAACCTCCCAAAGTGTAGAGGACACCTACAACTCTTTGGATAAATATGCGAAAAATCTAAATGAGCTTGCCGACTGCGGGAAGCTTGATCCAGTCATTGGAAGGGACGAAGAAATAAGACGGGTATTGCAAATCTTATCAAGAAGAACAAAAAACAACCCAATGTTGGTAGGGGAACCCGGTGTGGGTAAAACCGCTATTGCCGAAGGGTTGGCCCACCGAATTGTTCAAGGCGATATTCCTGAAAATCTAAAAGAAAAAATTATTTATTCTTTAGATATGGGAGCTTTAATTGCCGGAGCAAAATACAAAGGTGAGTTTGAAGAGCGCTTGAAATCTGTTATTAAGGAAGTTACTTCATCAGATGGGGATATTGTACTCTTTATAGACGAGATACACACCCTTGTGGGTGCTGGAGGTGGCCAAGGTGCCATGGATGCCGCCAATATTCTAAAACCAGCCTTGGCGCGTGGAGAACTTAGGGCAATTGGTGCAACTACGCTTGATGAATACCAAAAATATTTTGAAAAAGACAAGGCTTTGGAACGAAGGTTTCAAAAAGTAATAATCGATGAACCTGATACTGAAAGCGCAATTTCTATTTTAAGGGGAATCAAAGAGAAATATGAGGCGCACCATAAAGTACGTATAAAGGATGAAGCTGTAATTTCCGCGGTAGAGCTTTCACAACGTTATATCACAAATCGATTTCTACCCGATAAAGCCATTGACCTTATGGATGAAGCTGCCTCCAAGTTGCGAATGGAAATTAATTCCAAACCCGAAGAACTGGATGTGTTGGATAGAAGAATTATGCAATTGGAGATTGAGATTGAGGCTATTAAACGTGAAAATGACAAAGTCAAATTACAAAGTTTAAATCTTGAGCTTGCCAATATTAAAGAAGAGCGAAATGAAATCTTTGCCAAATGGGAAAGTGAAAAAACCGTTGTTGACAACATACAAAAGACAAAACAGGATATTGAAAACTTTAAATTGGAAGCAGAACGGGCGGAACGTAATGGAGACTATGGCAAGGTAGCAGAGCTACGGTATGGGAAAATAAAAGAATCCCATGAAAAATTGGAGCAATTGCAAGAAGAATTGGCAAATCAGCAAAGTGCAGGGACACTTATAAAAGAAGAAGTGACCAATGAAGATATTGCTGAAGTAGTGGCAAAATGGACTGGAATTCCTGTTACCAAAATGATGCAAAGTGAACGTGAGAAGCTTTTGCAGCTTGAAGATGTGCTGCACAAAAGGGTCGTTGGTCAAGAAGAAGCAATTGTAGCGGTTTCTGATGCCATACGAAGAAGTAGAGCGGGCCTGCAAGATGCAAAAAAGCCTATTGGCTCTTTTCTATTCCTTGGAAATACCGGAGTTGGAAAAACCGAGTTGGCAAAGACATTGGCCGCTTATTTGTTTGATGACGAGAACGCCATAACACGCATTGATATGAGTGAATATCAGGAACGTCATTCCATAAGTAGATTGGTAGGGGCACCTCCTGGGTATGTTGGTTATGACGAAGGAGGCCAACTGACCGAAGCTGTCAGAAGAAAACCCTATTCCGTGGTGCTTTTGGATGAAATTGAAAAAGCCCATCCAGATACGTTCAACATTTTATTGCAGGTTTTGGATGAAGGAAGGTTGACCGATAATAAAGGACGCGTAGCTGATTTTAAAAATTCCATCATTATCATGACAAGTAATATGGGTAGCCAAATCATTCAGGAAAAGTTTACGGATGCCACAGATATTGAAAGTGCAACCAATGCTGCACGATTTGGGGTAATGGAGCTATTGAGAAAAACCATTCGTCCAGAATTTTTAAACAGGATAGACGATATTATTATGTTCACACCTTTGGATAGGTCCAATATTAGAGACATTGTGAAGCTACAGTTGGAACAATTGAAAAAGATGGTTTCCAAACAGCATATTACGCTGGATGCCACAGATGAGGCAATAGATTATTTGGCGGAAAAAGGATTTGACCCCCAATTTGGAGCGAGACCAGTAAAAAGACTTATTCAAAAAGAGGTATTGAACAACCTATCAAAAGAACTTTTAGCTGGGAAAATTAAAGCAGAGAGTATCATACTTCTGGATTCATTTGATAACGAGTTGGTCTTCAGAAATCAAAATGAATTAGTAAAATAA
- the ytxJ gene encoding bacillithiol system redox-active protein YtxJ, translating into MGIFDSVFGKKGDSVREEKRIPWIPLVSIEQLDMIAEKSKTRTQLIFKHSTTCGISRMVLNMFTDSYPLVGEQDIYFLDLHAHRDVSNEVQYKFQVMHQSPQLLVIKNGEVTYHTSHGAITDIDLTQYV; encoded by the coding sequence ATGGGAATATTTGATAGTGTGTTTGGAAAGAAAGGCGATTCGGTAAGAGAGGAAAAAAGAATTCCTTGGATTCCCTTGGTGTCCATTGAGCAACTGGATATGATTGCTGAAAAGTCTAAAACAAGAACGCAACTTATATTTAAACATTCAACCACTTGCGGTATCAGTAGAATGGTATTAAATATGTTTACAGATTCATATCCCCTTGTAGGAGAACAGGACATTTATTTTCTGGATTTGCATGCCCATAGAGATGTTTCCAATGAAGTACAATATAAATTTCAGGTCATGCATCAATCTCCGCAACTTTTGGTCATTAAGAACGGAGAGGTAACCTATCACACTTCGCACGGTGCTATAACAGATATTGATTTAACACAATATGTTTAA
- a CDS encoding glutaminyl-peptide cyclotransferase has product MKHIIKTMVKLLSIFGFLLFFLGCGGETDPAKLFTIQLEGNKNKFQHNQKVGVAIGNKKNIEISEIQYSMDGQELVLTDGKLTLSSKTLGNKMLKAKLTVEGQPVELEKKIKLLSATAPEVYTYDIINTYPHDPKAYTQGLEFSNGILYESTGKKGASTIRKVNFETGEILQKIDLDKTVFGEGITLLNDKLYQLTWRSGLGYIYNPSNLEKIKNFSYGESREGWGLCNDGKQLYKSDGTEKIWFLEPSTLQEMGYIETVTNKSIFNMANELEYVDGKLYANVYQKESMMIIDAASGAIEGVINFGGLKNKVKKGPEWDEGNSVLNGVAYHKERETFFVTGKNWNKLFEVKIRKKN; this is encoded by the coding sequence ATGAAACATATTATTAAAACCATGGTCAAGCTACTTTCTATTTTTGGATTCTTGCTCTTTTTTTTGGGTTGTGGAGGAGAAACGGACCCAGCAAAACTCTTTACCATTCAATTAGAGGGAAATAAAAATAAGTTCCAACACAATCAAAAAGTTGGGGTTGCCATAGGGAACAAAAAAAATATTGAAATATCAGAAATCCAATATAGCATGGATGGTCAGGAATTAGTTTTAACGGATGGCAAATTAACCTTAAGTTCCAAAACTCTGGGCAACAAGATGCTGAAAGCCAAACTAACCGTTGAAGGACAACCTGTTGAGCTTGAAAAGAAAATTAAACTGCTGTCAGCCACAGCACCGGAGGTGTATACCTACGATATTATCAACACTTATCCGCACGACCCAAAGGCCTATACACAGGGATTGGAATTCAGTAATGGTATTCTTTATGAAAGTACGGGCAAAAAAGGAGCATCAACCATTAGGAAAGTAAATTTTGAGACCGGGGAAATCCTTCAAAAAATAGATTTGGACAAAACTGTATTTGGAGAAGGCATCACCTTATTGAATGATAAACTATACCAACTAACATGGCGAAGTGGGCTGGGTTACATATACAATCCTAGCAATTTGGAGAAAATCAAAAATTTCAGTTATGGTGAAAGTCGTGAAGGTTGGGGGCTGTGCAATGATGGTAAACAGCTTTATAAGAGTGATGGTACAGAGAAAATATGGTTTTTAGAGCCCTCTACGCTTCAAGAAATGGGTTACATTGAGACAGTGACCAACAAGTCCATTTTTAATATGGCCAATGAATTGGAATATGTTGACGGAAAGTTATACGCCAACGTCTATCAAAAAGAAAGTATGATGATCATTGATGCTGCCTCTGGGGCAATTGAAGGGGTAATTAATTTTGGTGGTCTTAAAAACAAAGTAAAAAAAGGTCCCGAATGGGACGAAGGCAATTCGGTTTTAAATGGTGTGGCCTATCATAAAGAAAGAGAGACTTTTTTTGTTACCGGAAAAAACTGGAACAAGCTGTTTGAGGTAAAAATTCGGAAAAAAAATTAA
- a CDS encoding tetratricopeptide repeat-containing sensor histidine kinase, whose product MKKGLLILVLLITSINCNNRGPQNLVNSEFTNIENWIGIANDSTQLSINERQEFLARALQDILVLSNDSISLKYLSSASLTYKKLKDSSGFRSVNQKAMKMALNQNNNKILGESHWDMASFMLSYNVMDSAYFHYQKAYKSFNKLPVDSTSLSLNGRMLYSMGRIQEYFKDYLGAEKNIAEALRIFDDLDDNRRIYNCTNMLGIIAGGMNNSEKSLEYYKKAGDYIKKFKSSDKLEYSRQNRNNIANEFLRSEEYIKAENAYSELFTDNDLRLEKPSLYSKALASHGYAIFKGRKNISEASDLLSKAIRLNDSIEFSLDQARAKKYYAELLAVEGDTLKSKKYAQEALALAKETSNNDQHLKVLRLLTNMDSQNAVAYSNEFYELSERIKDEERAIRDKFARIRLETDEVIERNEILYRQKQVWTGVAIGLLLLGASIFVIVYQRISNNKLKFQQKQQENNQEIYNLMLSQQGKFEEGKQLEQKRISEELHDGILGEMLGIRLILSGLNDKEDEASVNQRAALIEKLRDLEEEIRTISHELNDAAYQKIYNFIVSLEDLINTIGKSSGISCSFVYTENVQWDNLDGDIKINVYRIIQESLQNCVKHAQCKMVNVSFVLENEQLELTIEDDGIGFDTTKGKRGIGLRNVTARVKKIKGTYTIISKKGRGTTIIVSLPANYTQLKDPKVFLERRQTVNV is encoded by the coding sequence GTGAAAAAAGGATTACTTATATTGGTTCTTCTAATTACCTCTATTAACTGCAATAATCGAGGTCCACAAAATTTAGTGAATTCTGAATTTACTAACATTGAAAACTGGATAGGAATAGCCAATGACAGTACGCAACTTTCCATTAACGAACGTCAAGAATTTTTAGCTAGGGCTTTGCAGGATATTTTGGTTCTAAGCAATGATTCTATATCCCTAAAATATCTTTCATCTGCCTCATTAACGTATAAAAAACTAAAGGACTCTTCCGGTTTTAGAAGTGTCAACCAAAAAGCCATGAAAATGGCTTTAAATCAAAACAACAACAAAATTTTGGGTGAATCTCATTGGGACATGGCCTCTTTTATGCTTTCGTATAATGTTATGGACAGCGCCTATTTTCATTATCAAAAAGCATATAAAAGTTTTAACAAATTACCTGTTGATTCCACATCTTTGTCCTTGAACGGGCGCATGTTATATAGCATGGGAAGAATTCAAGAATATTTTAAGGACTATTTAGGTGCTGAAAAAAATATTGCCGAGGCATTGCGCATTTTTGATGATTTGGATGATAATAGGAGAATATACAACTGTACTAATATGCTGGGTATAATTGCGGGAGGAATGAACAATTCTGAAAAATCCTTGGAATACTATAAAAAGGCTGGAGATTATATAAAAAAATTCAAGTCCAGTGATAAATTAGAATATAGTAGACAAAATAGAAATAATATTGCCAATGAATTTTTAAGGAGTGAAGAATATATTAAGGCAGAAAATGCATATTCAGAGTTATTTACTGATAATGATTTAAGATTAGAAAAACCGTCGCTATATTCCAAAGCTTTGGCTAGCCATGGATATGCGATATTTAAGGGTAGAAAAAATATTTCTGAAGCATCTGATTTGCTCTCAAAAGCTATTCGTTTAAATGATAGTATCGAGTTTTCTTTGGATCAAGCAAGGGCTAAAAAATATTACGCTGAACTACTAGCTGTGGAAGGCGATACTCTCAAATCAAAGAAATATGCTCAAGAGGCATTGGCATTGGCAAAAGAGACCTCTAACAATGACCAGCATCTAAAAGTACTTCGGTTATTAACAAACATGGATAGCCAAAATGCCGTTGCCTACTCCAATGAGTTCTATGAGCTAAGTGAGAGAATAAAGGATGAAGAACGTGCCATACGGGATAAGTTTGCACGAATACGTTTGGAAACCGATGAGGTCATTGAACGCAATGAGATTTTATACCGCCAAAAACAAGTTTGGACCGGAGTGGCAATTGGGCTGTTGTTATTGGGTGCATCCATATTTGTAATTGTCTACCAACGCATAAGTAACAACAAACTTAAGTTTCAACAGAAACAACAAGAGAACAATCAAGAAATTTATAACCTTATGCTTTCCCAACAGGGTAAATTTGAAGAAGGTAAGCAATTGGAGCAAAAAAGGATATCCGAAGAACTGCATGATGGTATTTTGGGAGAAATGCTTGGTATACGCTTAATATTAAGTGGTTTAAATGATAAAGAGGATGAAGCTTCCGTGAATCAAAGGGCTGCTCTTATTGAAAAACTAAGAGATCTTGAAGAGGAAATACGGACCATTTCACATGAACTTAATGATGCAGCTTATCAAAAAATTTATAACTTTATTGTATCACTTGAAGATTTAATAAATACTATTGGCAAGTCTTCAGGTATTTCATGTTCTTTTGTTTATACTGAAAATGTGCAATGGGACAATTTGGATGGTGATATTAAAATCAATGTTTATCGCATTATTCAAGAATCGTTGCAAAATTGCGTAAAGCATGCCCAGTGCAAAATGGTGAATGTTAGTTTTGTGTTAGAAAATGAACAATTAGAACTGACCATTGAAGATGACGGTATTGGTTTTGATACCACAAAGGGAAAAAGAGGCATCGGTTTACGAAATGTAACCGCAAGAGTTAAAAAAATAAAGGGCACCTATACCATTATCAGTAAAAAAGGGAGAGGCACAACGATAATTGTTTCGTTACCGGCCAATTATACACAACTGAAAGATCCAAAGGTTTTTTTGGAACGTAGACAAACTGTAAATGTCTAA
- the glyA gene encoding serine hydroxymethyltransferase, with protein sequence MQRDQAIFDLIAQEKERQIEGIELIASENFTSPQVMEAAGSVLTNKYAEGYPGKRYYGGCEVVDKVEQLAIDRAKELFGAVYANVQPHSGSQANAAVYHACLKPGDTILGFDLSHGGHLTHGSPVNFSGRLYKPVFYGVDEETGTLNYDKIQEIATREQPKLIIAGASAYSRDMDFKRFREISDSVNAILLADISHPAGLIAKGILNDPIPHCHIVTTTTHKTLRGPRGGLILMGENFENPFGIRLKNGNLRKMSGLLDLAVFPGNQGGPLEHIIAAKAIAFGEALTDEFLHYMLQVKKNADAMANAFMKRDYKVISGGTDNHMMLIDLRNKNITGKDAEKVLEEAAITANKNMVPFDNQSPFITSGIRFGTPAITTRGLKEGDMETIVDFIDQVLMDSDNEQHISQIKQKVNDLMKSRPLFNG encoded by the coding sequence ATGCAAAGAGACCAAGCAATTTTTGACTTAATAGCACAAGAAAAGGAACGTCAGATAGAAGGAATAGAGCTAATAGCTTCAGAGAACTTTACCAGTCCACAGGTTATGGAGGCTGCGGGCTCTGTTCTGACCAACAAATATGCCGAGGGCTATCCCGGAAAGCGCTATTATGGTGGTTGCGAAGTGGTTGATAAAGTAGAGCAGCTTGCCATTGATCGTGCCAAAGAGCTTTTTGGTGCGGTATATGCCAATGTGCAACCACATTCAGGTTCTCAAGCAAACGCTGCGGTATATCATGCCTGTTTAAAGCCAGGAGATACCATTTTAGGTTTTGATTTATCTCACGGAGGGCATTTGACCCATGGGTCTCCCGTAAATTTTTCTGGTAGATTGTACAAGCCTGTATTTTATGGTGTTGATGAAGAGACGGGTACTTTGAACTATGATAAAATTCAAGAAATAGCTACGAGGGAACAGCCAAAGTTGATTATTGCGGGTGCTTCTGCGTATTCCCGAGATATGGATTTTAAGCGATTCCGGGAAATTTCGGATAGTGTCAATGCAATATTACTTGCAGATATCTCTCACCCTGCTGGTCTGATTGCCAAAGGAATTTTAAATGACCCTATTCCACATTGCCATATTGTTACCACTACTACCCATAAAACATTACGTGGGCCAAGAGGTGGACTTATCTTAATGGGAGAGAATTTTGAAAACCCTTTTGGAATACGGCTTAAAAATGGGAATCTCAGAAAAATGTCCGGTTTATTGGACCTTGCTGTATTTCCTGGTAACCAAGGAGGTCCTTTGGAACACATAATTGCCGCGAAGGCAATCGCATTTGGCGAAGCACTTACCGATGAGTTTTTACACTACATGCTTCAGGTTAAGAAAAATGCCGATGCAATGGCAAATGCATTTATGAAACGGGATTACAAAGTTATCTCTGGAGGAACGGATAACCATATGATGTTAATTGATCTTAGAAACAAAAACATTACTGGTAAAGATGCAGAGAAGGTTCTAGAGGAAGCTGCCATCACCGCAAATAAAAACATGGTTCCTTTTGACAATCAGTCTCCATTTATTACTTCTGGAATTCGTTTTGGAACCCCGGCAATAACTACAAGAGGTTTAAAGGAAGGTGATATGGAAACCATTGTTGACTTTATAGACCAAGTTCTAATGGATTCTGATAATGAACAACATATTTCTCAAATAAAACAAAAGGTCAACGACTTAATGAAGTCAAGACCTTTGTTTAACGGTTAG
- a CDS encoding response regulator transcription factor, giving the protein MTTLRILAIDDHEMTMLGYKFILERIVFEGHSIIVDTANTYERGKKLIEDSVDSFKYDILFMDVQLFPPNEDQPHTGEDLGVLARRLVPETKIVFMSSFSDNYRINSILKSVDPDGYLVKTDIDPKTLEEAVKTVVLNPPYYSSKALAAIRKKMTNDISLDEKDKKILYHLSIGTKNKDLEKFIRLSPSSIENRKRHLKSLFGTENENDLALILAAKNRGFI; this is encoded by the coding sequence ATGACAACACTTCGAATATTAGCGATAGATGATCATGAGATGACAATGCTGGGATATAAATTTATCTTGGAACGAATTGTTTTTGAGGGTCACAGCATAATAGTTGACACAGCCAATACCTATGAAAGAGGTAAAAAGCTTATCGAAGATTCTGTTGATTCGTTTAAGTATGACATTTTGTTCATGGACGTTCAGTTATTTCCGCCAAATGAAGACCAACCACACACCGGTGAAGATTTAGGGGTGCTGGCCCGGAGATTGGTCCCGGAAACCAAAATTGTGTTCATGTCTTCTTTCAGTGATAATTATAGAATAAACAGTATTCTTAAATCCGTAGATCCAGATGGATATTTGGTAAAAACGGATATTGATCCAAAAACATTGGAAGAGGCTGTTAAAACTGTTGTCCTAAACCCACCTTATTATTCGTCAAAAGCACTTGCTGCGATACGGAAGAAAATGACGAATGACATCAGCCTTGACGAAAAGGACAAAAAGATATTGTACCATCTTTCCATCGGAACCAAAAACAAGGATTTGGAAAAATTTATCAGGCTCTCCCCATCTTCAATAGAAAATAGAAAACGACACTTGAAATCGCTTTTTGGTACAGAAAATGAAAATGATCTTGCATTGATTTTAGCTGCAAAAAATAGAGGTTTTATCTAA